TAGAGTAGCGCCATTTTGATAGGGTCTTAATGCATAAGCAATCACATTTCCTACACGTAGTACTAGCAAATGTTCGTTAGTAGCGGCATGACGCCAGCTCGTTGCATCTAAATGCAAAGGCTGCTGTGTAGTAATAGCTGCTTTAACGAGTGTTTCATAAGACGAAACAAGTAAGGCAGCGGTGCGAGCTTTAACTTTAGAAATAAGACCTTGGCTTAAAGCCACGTTAGGCAATAAAGCACTAATCATGGTGCGCACGGCCCGGTGCCCTTGACGATATTGTCCCATCAGCAGATTAATGAAGCCTTCAAGCCTAGGACCAAGCAAGAATTGCTCATTCTCTTCAAGTCCAGGCCGTGTTTCTAGATGGCAGCAAGGGCATCTGCTCGTCACTAAATCGATTTGATGCACCAATGGTTTAATTTCAGGAAGCTCGATCTGCTGCCATGAAAAAACCTTATCAGTCGCCTGCATAGCTGAGCGACAATGTGGACAAACTTTTATACTACGAACTTCATGCGAGGTAACTGCACTAGCAGGTAGCAGTTGACGACTAGCACCAGGATGATAAGGTCGATTTCCTGCTTTTGGTGTAATTGAACGATTAGCTTTCTGATCAGTCGATGGTGGCTTAGAACTGTTCTTAGAATTCTGATTAAGCTGTGCTTCCAGCTGGGCAATGCGTGCTTCAAGTTTGGTGATTATCTTTTCTAGTCTATTCACTAAAGCTTTTAGCTGCGCATTTTCAGCTCTTAGCTGAATAATCTCAGCCCTTAGCTCTGCATTCTCTTTAAATAGTTGCTCGTATGAGGGTTGCATACTACTCAATATATGATTAAGTAAATATAAACTCTAGAAATTATTTTATTTATCAGAAAATTATTGGCAACCCCCGTGACCGCTTACGGTAAAAGTTTACTAGGTGACTTGTAATAAATTTTTGTTAACGCATTAGAATGATATAGTTCGATTTCTTCATTACTTGAATGAAAAATAATTAATTTTCTCATTAAAGCAGTTTTTTTTCTTGAAATTAATATTTCTATTCTTTATCTTTTTGTTTTAAAATACCTATTAGGTTAAGTTTAGTAATCAATATTTTTAAAAGATTGAGGGAATAGAATATGGTAGTTCATATAAATATGACAGCATTTACCGATGCCGCAGGGCAAACTTCCAATGTGCTCAATACGGGGGATATTACCTCATTAATCAGCCATATTGACGCCTCTAACGCTACTCTTACAAATAAATTCATCGCTTGTATGCAATGTCTTTCTCAAACGCTTAATAGTGATGGGCCTTTTCAAGGAAAGTGTGAAAGCAATTTAAAGGAAAAAATTTTTGATCTAGCTAAGAAAAAACCTGCCGAGGCGCAAGAAGCCATCAAGGATAGCACGATTAGGTATGATGAGAAGCTTTCTTCTACAATTAAAAAAGTGAAGTATTTATCAGCTGGCGTCTGGAGGATCCCTGGGGGCAACTATGTGAGAAAACTTGGTCATCATATCTTTGAGACCTATGGGAATAATAGGAATTTGGGTACTACCTACCTTTTAGCAGGTGCAACTGTTACCTTTACTCGAGGTGTATCTTCCATATTTGCTTTAAATGCTACCGATGGCGGGCAAGGAGCTGGCAGCGCTGATATGTTCATAGGAACAAGCCTTATGGCCTTTCCCCTAGTAAACTGTTTTATTAAAGCGAGGGGGGATGAACCTTAAAACTTTTGATAGACTGTCTTTACAAAAAAGAATATGATAGTTTTAACTCCAGCGTGTAATGAAAGAGCAATTTCTAGTTTCTTAGCTAAAAAGAATAGAGTTTTGCTCTAATATTTTTATTCATTAACCTATAAAAAAGAGAGGAAATAATGAATTATATTTTTAGTTTATTTACTTCATGTGGAGTCCACTCTTATCAAGAGTATGAGGTCTTAGAAAAAAAAGATGAAGATAGAGGAATAGAAGAACTGCGCCAATGGATAGAGACTCATCCTGTTAATTCTTCCATTAAAATGTTAGAAAGCGCCAAAAAGCTTGATAAGTATACGAATGAATTAATGAAAAGCTTAAAAGAAGTACCTTTGACTAATTCTAACATTGACTTATTGAAAGATCACTTGATTCTTCTTGCTAAGGAAAATGACAGTGTAAGACGAAGATTAATAGACAAAATTTCTAATCTTAAAGGTGAAAAATCTCTCCTCGAAGATTTGCAAGTTAAATTGATTTTTACATGTGCTCATTGAAAATGAGGGGGAAGGGAGTGGGCTAATACTTATAGCCGGCCCATGCCTAAGCAATAATTTAAATGGACAATTTTGTATTGAGGCATAAAAAATCTCTACTTCCCGGCTCTTTCTCAAACCTTCCTATTCTCCTATCTATCCTCTTTTTTTTATTTATCTCTCTCAACTTTTTCATTGTTAGACGGGGCCATAGCAATCAAAAAGATAAGGGCGAGACGCCCCCTGCTAAAGGGGGCGATGCCCATTATTCATTACCCTCTTGCATGCTTTTTTCCAACATTTAATTTTTAGCTTATCAAGCAAAAATTCCTGCTTAAGCTGAATAAAATGTTAGAACAAAGCTTTGGCTAGTTGAACCACAGGGGGTAGTTCCTGTAATGGTTACGGTAAATGTAGGTCCCGATCCTATTGAACTTCCTGTGATTACCCCTGTTGTGGGATTAATGGATGAGCCAGGAGGTAGCCCTGTAGCCGTAAAGGTAAAGGGCTCACCGTTTGGACTAAAAAAATGGCCTGTGGCTTGATTTAAGGTATAGGGCTGACCACTAAGTACAGCCAAATTTACTGGATTCTCCAGGGGGGTGGAGGTAGGCGGAACACAAGGAAAGTCAATGGTAAAAGATTGGCTTAGGCTTGCACAAGCATCACTAGCTGTAGCCGTAATGACGATGTTATATACCTGATTGTCTTGTAAGCCTATTCCTGAGATGAGTCCTGTCGTTGAATTAATACTTGCCCCTGCCGGTAATCCGGAGGCACTAAACGTTAAAGCTCCTCCACTGGGATTGCTAAAATAAGGGCTGATATCAAAGCTATAGAGCTCATTACCTGAAAAGCTAAAATTAGGGATAGGGGAATGATTCAATTCATGGCAGGAGGGAGGCACAATTATTTTCTTTCTTTTTTCTTCCGCAATCGCTAGCACTTCAGGCATATAAACTGCAGGTGCACTCACCCAGCTTGCTAAAGCAGGGTCACAATAGCAGGGAGTGCAGGCGTTGTTATCCATCGGTTTTTGTGTTCCAAAAGCGTAGGTAAGCTCGATACCTGCAGTGGTAAGGTTGGGAAGGTGAGATTTTCCTTGTGTATGCGCGCCAAATAATCCTACGGTCAATCCTGTCCATTCAGGCTGAGACCAGCTTAAACGTACTTTTCCATAATTATAAGGGCGTTTAAATTCGGCTAAAAGATCAAGAAGAAAATGGGAAGCAATTTGTTGTTGATAGCCAAAGCTTGCCCCCAAGCCAGATAGATGTTTTCTAGATCTATATTTTCGACGGTAGCTTACCCTGTCAAAATCTGCATCTACCTGAAAGCGGCCGGAATACCAAGGGGTTATGGTTATCCCTAGGGAGCCTCCATAGCTGCTAGAGCCAGCAATACGGCGCCAGTAAAGAAAATCTTCACATCTCTTAGGCTTTAAATTGTGAGACGTAGCATAAGAGTAATAGGCTGTTGCTTCCACCTTATTGAAAAACTGATGATAAAAATCATGCTGATATTTAGCGCCAAGAGCATATTGATGCATCCAACGTTCTTTTTTTCCGGTAGAAAAACGATAGCCTAATCTTTGTGTTAAATATTCAGCTGAAAGCTTGAATCGATCTTCATGGCTGTAGAGCCAACCTACTGTTCCATTGGCACGATAATTCCTCCTGCCTACTTCTCCAAAAAATGCTATAGCCGTTTCATCGGTGGTAGGACGAGGCGCCAAGGCTAATTTAAAAGTAGGAATCAAGGCGTTTTGGGTTCTTCCTCTAGCATGATCACAGCTTTGGCTGTATAAATGGCTATAAGCTGCCATGATCACCAGCAAAAATGTTAAAAATTTTTTCATTTTTTTATCCCTTATTTTTTTGGAATTTTCCTTTTAGAGTATTTTTGTTTTTGGCGTCAAAGTTTTTTCTTAATAAAAGTTTACTTAACACGAGTTATCGGATAAGAAAGCACTTTAAGTTTGCTTCAATTCTATCTAAGCTCTAAGCCAATTCATTAAACATTTTGCCAAAAATGTTTTAGATAAATCAGAGACAAGGGTCTTGGATCCTCACATCTCCTGGCGCTAGCATATAAGTAAAAATTTTTCCTTTATCATTAACAATTAAATGTAGTTTGAAGCCACAGAAGTGCCTGATAGAGGCTTTTCCTCTTTTGGTTATTTTTTTTTAAACTTGGAAGGGAATGGATGCGACGATTATGGCATACTATCAATAGAATAAAATCGATAAACGAGATGCCTCTATACTCTTTTTAAGCAAGCTTGCGAATAAACAAAAAATGGAACTAAGCATGTTTTCATTAAAGTGATGAACTCATGGTAGGAAAGAACATGCGGAAAATATTTCTTCAGCATTTCCTTATCCGATTTCTCAAATAAGGCAAAGAATCAATTAAGGCAAAGAATCAATCTCATTCTTTTAACCAAACCAAAATTGCCGTGTCACTTAATCCCCAAAACCTGTGGCTGCTCTTAAATGCTTGGAAGGTCTCCCCCCTTTCCTTGAATCTATCTGAAAAAAGCGAGGTAGATTATTTGTGAGCTGTTTTTTATTGACAAGGATACGAATTGGTTTAACTTGCTTTTTTAATTTTTTTATATTATTTTTAAAAAATAAAAATGCTGAGAAAGTTATTATTACCCAAGGAAATAAAATGCATCCTATCTCTTCGACATCTATGGAATGCTTGCCCAACGAATTGCTGTTCCCTATCTTAGAGGCTTGTGTAGTTCCTTCCCTATTTAGCGTCTGTAAAAGATGGCATCACCTGCTGGCTACTGAAGTCATGCCTTCCCTTTATAAGCAAATAGGTAAAGTGCATGTTCCTCAAGGAAATGTTAAGGAGCAGGCTCTTATTTTAGATAAGATTTATAAGCTAGATGAAGAGCATTCTGCGGTAACAAAAGTAAATGCAATCTTTAAACAAATCTTCGCTTTAGCTAGCTCACTTTCTCCTATGGAGTTAGAATTTAAATGGATAACCGAGGAAAAAAGATGTTTTACTCTGGCTAATTATTCCTCTTATCTGATGAATATCAATCGCCTGTTAGTGTGGAAAAAACTTCCTGGCGGAGGGGAATACTTAAATCAAGAAAACATCAAGTATTTGCCTTTACATAAAAAGGGAGAGCTTTTTAAGGAGTGGATTGAAAAATGTGACCAACTTGTTGTAAAATTATATTTAAGCGAGGTTGGCTTGCCCTTTTTATCTTCAGGCAGCGGGCGGCTTACTCAGCTGAAAGAGCTTCACTTAAGCCACAACCAGCTCACCGCTCTGCCTGCAGAAATCGGGCAATTGTCTCAGCTGCAATGGCTTTACTTAAATCAAAACCACCTCACCGCTTTGCCTATAGAAATTGGGCGGCTGTTTAAGCTGCAAGGGCTTGATTTAAGCCAAAACCAGCTCACCGCTCTGCCTGCAGAAATCGGGCAATTAACTCAGCTGCAAGAGCTTAAATTAGATCAAAACCAGCTCACCGCTCTGTCTGCAGAAATCGGGCACTTGACTCAGCTGCAAGAGCTTAAATTAGATCAAAACCAGCTCACCGTTTTGCCTGCAGAAATCGGGCGGCTGTCTAAGCTGCAAGGGCTTGATTTAAGCCAAAACCAGCTCACTGCTCTGCCTGCAGCAATCGGTCAATTGTCTCAGCTGCAATATCTCTACTTAAATCAAAACCAGCTCACCGGTCTGCCTGCAGCAATCGGGCAATTGACTCAGCTGCAAACGCTTGAATTAAATCAAAACCAACTCACTGCTCTGCCTGCAGAAATAAGCCAATTGTCTCAGCTGCAATATCTCTACTTAAATCAAAACCAGCTCACCAGTCTGCCTGCAGAAATCGGGCAATTGTCTCAGCTGCGATGGCTTGATTCAAGCCAAAGCCAGCTCACCAGCCTTCCTGTAGAAATCGGGCAGCTGTCTCAACTAAGAGTGCTTAAATTAAATCAAAACCAGCTCACCGTTTTGCCTGCAGAAATCGGGCGGCTGTCCCAGCTGGAATGGCTTGAATTAAATCGGAACCAGCTCACCAGTCTTCCTGCAGAAATAGGACGGCTGTCTCAGCTGCACACGCTTAAATTAGTGGAAAATCCTTTGAAACATATCGCCGAAAAAATCAGGCAGTGTTTTCGATTGTAGAATGGCCGTAAGTACTTTTTAAGTTGGAGTAGACTAATACTACTTCGTTATGTTTAAGAGGTATCAAAAAATAGCCTTTTGGATGAGTCATGAATAGCTTGGCAAAAAGGGCAAATAGTAATGCAAAATAAGCTGTTAATTAATCTTCTGACTTGAGGCAGAGTCATTGAGATTTTTTTTTATCTTTTGCCTGGTATTTCAGTAAGGTTAAGAAGCTATAAGCCATAAAACATAACGTCAAATGATGATGGAGTCCTAGCCATGACCGCCCCTCAAAGTGATCTAATCCTAGCTCCTCTTTCATCTGCTGATAGCCTTGCTCGATTTTCCATCTCTCATGAATCCATTCTACCATACATGAGAGGGGAGTATCTTTTGAGGCATTGGAAACATAGTATTTATACTGATCGTTTCTTTAACACGTATAGCCATTACTTCACTATGTTTCTTCGATTGAAGGGTAAGTTTTACCTTTTGCCACTTACCTCCTTGCAGGATCAATTTTTTTAACCATTTCTTGGCAGAAAGGGGCTTAAAGTTTCTATCGGCTACTTCTGGATATTTTCTTGGCCTACCTTTAATGTTCTTGGTGGAATTTAAAGAAATATCGATAGGCCAAAAGCTATGATTTTCAGGAATTTGAGCCACAAAGGTTAACTGCCTTTTATCTAATTCTCCCAATAACTCTCGTTTTTCTCCATAACCGGCATCAAAAGCAAGCGCTTCATAGGGAAAATCCTTCTTAAGAATATCATCTAAAAGTTGTAAAGCAAGCTGCCATTTCTTTAAAAACTTGTATCTTGCTTTAGGAACTTTGGCTACCTGCATTCTTTTTTTACTTTTTGTCCAAGATTGAGGAAGGAATAATTCACCTAGGATAGGAAAATGCTCTTTACCTTTTTCACAGTAATGCCACGTGACGATTGATTGACAATTAGCAATTTTTCCTAAAGCTCCACAATACTGCCTGGCTACCCCTACCGAAAACTTTCCCTTCTTGGGTAAAGAAGTGTCGTCTAGAACAAGTACTCCTTTTTTAACCCCCATGCTTTGAGCCATATGCCGTGCCAGTTGTTGTTGCATCGCTGCATGGTCCCAAGGGCTTTGATTGACAAATTGTTGAATGGCTTGTTCATTTCCTCTAGGAAGCCTTTTTGCCATGGGTTCGATAGATTTTCTTTCTCCATCTAATATGAGTCCTGAAATGTATAATCTGCACCAGTGAACTCTTTCTGATCTTCCTAAGTTGGCTTTGAAAACATTAATCCATTCATTAAGTTGTTCGCGAATAGAGTTTAATTGCTCTAGATTCATTGCCCCTCCTTAATTAATAAACCTTACCTACATTAATATCAAAAAGCCACTTAACGAGGTAGTACTAAAATGAAATAAAAAACTTTTAGCCATCTTATCTTTAAAGAAGTAATCCGCTTTCCTTCCCGCAACTTAGTAAGCTTAAACTAGCCGAAACATTTATAACGACAAGAAGTTTCTCTCTTTTTCTGCAGATTGCTAGGCTGGGAGAACAATCTTTCTTGACAGGAAGAAGCTAGGCGTATTGTATTCCATCATACGGTAAAAGAATTAAAGAATTGCACCAAAAAGAGCCATTTTCTCAAATAAGGCAAAGAATCCATCGCATTCTTTCAGCCAAACTAAAATTGCCGCGTCACTTAATCGCAAAAACCTGTGGCTGCTCCTAAATGCTTAGAAGGTCTCCACCTTTTCCTTGGATCTATCTGAAAAAAAAGTGGTGTAGGTCATCGGTGAGTTGTTTTTCATGGATAAGGATACAAATTCGTTTGACTTGCTTTTTTAATTTTTTTATATTGCCTTTAATAAATAAAATACTGAAAAGTTATCACTACCCAAGGAATAAAATGCCTCCTATCTCTTCGGCATCTATTGAAAGCTTGCCAAATGAATTGCTACTCCCTATCTTAGAGGCTTGCGTAGTTCCTTCCTTATTTAGCGTCTGTAAAAGATGGCATCATCTGCTGGCTACTGAAGTCATGCCTCCTCTTTATAAGCAAATAGGTAAAGTGCATGTTCCTCAAGGAAATGTTAAGGAGCAGGCTCTTATTGTAGATAGGATTTATAAGCTAGAAGAAAAGCTTTCTGAAGTAGTAAAGGTAAATGCAATCTGTAGGCAAATCTTTACTTTAGCCAAGTCTTTTTCTCCTCTAGAATTTATAGAGAAAACAGAAGAAAACAGAGGTTTAACGCTGGCCAATTACTCTTCTTATTTTGTAAATATTAATCGCCTTTTACTTTGGAAAAAACTTCCTGGTGGGAAAGAATACTTGAGCCGAGAAGAAATTAAACACTTGCCTCTAGGAAAAAAAGGAGAGCTTCTTAGAGATTGGATTGAAGAAAATTGTAAAAACATCGCGGCTTTAGATTTATCTAGAGTAGGCTTGACTTATTTACCTTCAGAAATATGCCAGTTATCTCAGCTGAAAACGCTTGACTTAAGCCAAAACCACCTCACCAGTCTGCCTGCAGAAATCAGGCAACTGCCTCAGCTGCAAGTGCTTAACTTAAATCAAAACCAGTTCACCAGTCTGCCTGCAGAGATCGGTCAATTGTCTCAGCTGCAATATCTTTACTTAAATCAAAACCAACTCACCGCTTTGCCTGCAGAAATCGGGCAGCTGTCTCAGCTGAAAACGCTTGACTTAAACCAAAACCAACTCACCAGTCTGCCTGGAGAAATTGGGCAACTGTTTCAGCTACGAGCGCTTGACTTAAATCAAAACCAGCTCACCAGTCTGCTTGGAGAAATCGGGCAACTGTTTCAGCTGCAAAGGCTTTACTTAAATCAAAACCAGCTCACCGCTCTGCCTGCAGAGATCGGTCAATTGTCTCAGCTGCAAAGGCTTTACTTAAATCAAAACCAGCTCACCACTCTGCCTGCAGAAATTGGGCAACTGTTTCAGCTACAATGGCTTGACTTAAATCAAAACCAGCTCACCAGTCTGCCTGGAGAAATTGGGCAACTGTTTCAGCTGAAAGAGCTTAATTTAAGAGAAAACCAGCTCACCAGCCTGCCTACAGAAATTGGGCAGCTGCCTCAGCTACAATGGCTTAACTTAAATCAAAACCAGCTCACCAGTCTTCCTGCAGAAATCGGGCAATTGTCTCAGCTGCAAAGGCTTTACTTAAATCAAAACCAGCTCACCAGTCTGCCTAAAAAAATCGGGCAGCTGTCTAAGCTGCAAAGGCTTAACTTAAATCAAAACCAGCTCACCAGTCTACCTACAGAAATGGGGCAATTGTCTCAGCTGAAAGAGCTTAATTTAAGAGAA
The window above is part of the Neochlamydia sp. AcF84 genome. Proteins encoded here:
- a CDS encoding Ig domain-containing protein encodes the protein MKKFLTFLLVIMAAYSHLYSQSCDHARGRTQNALIPTFKLALAPRPTTDETAIAFFGEVGRRNYRANGTVGWLYSHEDRFKLSAEYLTQRLGYRFSTGKKERWMHQYALGAKYQHDFYHQFFNKVEATAYYSYATSHNLKPKRCEDFLYWRRIAGSSSYGGSLGITITPWYSGRFQVDADFDRVSYRRKYRSRKHLSGLGASFGYQQQIASHFLLDLLAEFKRPYNYGKVRLSWSQPEWTGLTVGLFGAHTQGKSHLPNLTTAGIELTYAFGTQKPMDNNACTPCYCDPALASWVSAPAVYMPEVLAIAEEKRKKIIVPPSCHELNHSPIPNFSFSGNELYSFDISPYFSNPSGGALTFSASGLPAGASINSTTGLISGIGLQDNQVYNIVITATASDACASLSQSFTIDFPCVPPTSTPLENPVNLAVLSGQPYTLNQATGHFFSPNGEPFTFTATGLPPGSSINPTTGVITGSSIGSGPTFTVTITGTTPCGSTSQSFVLTFYSA
- a CDS encoding leucine-rich repeat domain-containing protein, with the translated sequence MPPISSASIESLPNELLLPILEACVVPSLFSVCKRWHHLLATEVMPPLYKQIGKVHVPQGNVKEQALIVDRIYKLEEKLSEVVKVNAICRQIFTLAKSFSPLEFIEKTEENRGLTLANYSSYFVNINRLLLWKKLPGGKEYLSREEIKHLPLGKKGELLRDWIEENCKNIAALDLSRVGLTYLPSEICQLSQLKTLDLSQNHLTSLPAEIRQLPQLQVLNLNQNQFTSLPAEIGQLSQLQYLYLNQNQLTALPAEIGQLSQLKTLDLNQNQLTSLPGEIGQLFQLRALDLNQNQLTSLLGEIGQLFQLQRLYLNQNQLTALPAEIGQLSQLQRLYLNQNQLTTLPAEIGQLFQLQWLDLNQNQLTSLPGEIGQLFQLKELNLRENQLTSLPTEIGQLPQLQWLNLNQNQLTSLPAEIGQLSQLQRLYLNQNQLTSLPKKIGQLSKLQRLNLNQNQLTSLPTEMGQLSQLKELNLRENQLTALPAEIGRLSKLQELELNQNQLTSLPAEIGQLSQLQYLYLNQNQLTALPAEIGRLSKLQSLSLSQNQLTSLPGEIGQLFQLKELNLRGNQLTSLPTEIGQLSQLKVLYLNQNQLTSLPAEICQLSQLQTLELRENQLTSLPAEIGQLFQLRALYLNQNQLTSLPAEIGQLSKLQTFKLNQNQLTSLPAEIGQLSQLQWLYLNQNHLTALPIEIGRLFKLQGLDLSQNQLTALPTEIGQLFQLERLELNQNQLAALPVEIEQLSKLRNLELAENPLKDIVEVIRQRFQL
- a CDS encoding DUF6444 domain-containing protein, producing the protein MQPSYEQLFKENAELRAEIIQLRAENAQLKALVNRLEKIITKLEARIAQLEAQLNQNSKNSSKPPSTDQKANRSITPKAGNRPYHPGASRQLLPASAVTSHEVRSIKVCPHCRSAMQATDKVFSWQQIELPEIKPLVHQIDLVTSRCPCCHLETRPGLEENEQFLLGPRLEGFINLLMGQYRQGHRAVRTMISALLPNVALSQGLISKVKARTAALLVSSYETLVKAAITTQQPLHLDATSWRHAATNEHLLVLRVGNVIAYALRPYQNGATL
- a CDS encoding IS701 family transposase, translating into MNLEQLNSIREQLNEWINVFKANLGRSERVHWCRLYISGLILDGERKSIEPMAKRLPRGNEQAIQQFVNQSPWDHAAMQQQLARHMAQSMGVKKGVLVLDDTSLPKKGKFSVGVARQYCGALGKIANCQSIVTWHYCEKGKEHFPILGELFLPQSWTKSKKRMQVAKVPKARYKFLKKWQLALQLLDDILKKDFPYEALAFDAGYGEKRELLGELDKRQLTFVAQIPENHSFWPIDISLNSTKNIKGRPRKYPEVADRNFKPLSAKKWLKKLILQGGKWQKVKLTLQSKKHSEVMAIRVKETISINTMFPMPQKILPSHVW
- a CDS encoding leucine-rich repeat domain-containing protein, with product MHPISSTSMECLPNELLFPILEACVVPSLFSVCKRWHHLLATEVMPSLYKQIGKVHVPQGNVKEQALILDKIYKLDEEHSAVTKVNAIFKQIFALASSLSPMELEFKWITEEKRCFTLANYSSYLMNINRLLVWKKLPGGGEYLNQENIKYLPLHKKGELFKEWIEKCDQLVVKLYLSEVGLPFLSSGSGRLTQLKELHLSHNQLTALPAEIGQLSQLQWLYLNQNHLTALPIEIGRLFKLQGLDLSQNQLTALPAEIGQLTQLQELKLDQNQLTALSAEIGHLTQLQELKLDQNQLTVLPAEIGRLSKLQGLDLSQNQLTALPAAIGQLSQLQYLYLNQNQLTGLPAAIGQLTQLQTLELNQNQLTALPAEISQLSQLQYLYLNQNQLTSLPAEIGQLSQLRWLDSSQSQLTSLPVEIGQLSQLRVLKLNQNQLTVLPAEIGRLSQLEWLELNRNQLTSLPAEIGRLSQLHTLKLVENPLKHIAEKIRQCFRL